The following nucleotide sequence is from Deinococcus multiflagellatus.
CCGCAACTTTACCTTCCTCAGTCAGGCTGGCCCGCATGCACACCCCGCTGTCCCAACGTCACCGGATTCGGACAGTGACTCTGCTCCGACTCTTCCTCGGGATCCTGCTGCCCTTGATCGTGGTTGGCCTGATCGCTGAGGATCTGTTGGAAGGACAGAGTTTCGCTTTCGAAACACCTTTCCTTCTCGCGCTCCACAGCCAAGCGACCCCAATTCTGGACCAGTTGGCCCTTCTCTTCACGGCCGCCGGCGGCGCGGCCGTCATCGCTCCCCTCAGTGCACTGATTCTGGCTGTACTCTGGCGCACTCGACACCGGTTGGCCACCTTCTGGGGGCTGAGTGTCGCGGGTGCCGCCGGATTGAATCTCGTCATGAAAGTGCTGATGCACCGCTCGCGTCCGGACCTCTGGCCCCGTTTGGTGCAGGAGCATGACGCCAGCTTTCCAAGCGGGCACAGCATGTACAGTGCGGCGTTCGTCACGGCACTGATCCTGCTTGCCTGGCGGACCCCATACCGGTGGCCCGCGCTGATCCTCGGTAGTGCATTCAGCGGTCTGGTGGGCGTTTCACGGCTTTACCTGGGGGTTCATTATCCCACGGACGTCGTGGGAGGCTGGTTGACTGGAGCCGCGTGGGTGCTGGGCGTGTACGGTGTATTGCGGCCATTTGCACCTGGGCATCAGAAGGAGGCGGCCGGATGAGACTGTTAATCGTCGAGGATGACCCACACATCGCCGAACTGCTGAGTGAGGGCCTGACTGAGGAGGGCTACGAGTGCGACCGGGCGGGTGGCGCTGCCGAGGGCCTTGAACTGGCCCGGCTGTTTCCGTATGGGTTGCTGCTGCTGGACGTGATGCTCCCCGAGGGCATTGACGCAGGCTACAAACTTGGACGGCAACTCAGGGAACATGGGTTGAACACACCGATTCTGTATCTCACCGCCCGCGGGACCGTGGAGGACCGGGTCGAAGGATTGGAGGCCGGTGGAGACGATTATCTGGTGAAACCCTTTGCGTTCAAGGAGTTGCGGGCGCGCGTCCGGGCGCTCCTGCGGCGCGCAAGCGGCAACGCACAGAACACTGTGCCCCTCCCGGGCGGCTGGATCATGGATCTCGGCGGCCGAGAACTGTACACCACGGGGGTGCGCGCGGAGTTGACCCGCCGCGAATTTGCCCTGCTTGAGCTCCTGGTCCTGAACCCAGGCCGGGCCTTCTCAAGGGACGACATCATTGAGCGCCTGTGGGGCGGCGAAGGCGGCGCGGTGGAACCCAAAGTCATTGATGTGTATGTCAGCACCATCCGCCGCAAGACCGCCGACGGTCTGATTGAAACGGTCCGGGGCACCGGCTACCGGCTCGGGCGGGGAGAGCCAATGTGACCACAGGCGGGCGCCGGGTGAACTGGAACTGGCGGGACTGGAGTCTGCGGGTCAAACTGACGCTGGGCTACGCCGTGGTCTTCGCCGTGACCACCCTGCTGGGCGCCGCCCTTGTGTATGTCCTGGCCCGCAGCAGTTTAACCAGCTCGCTGGACGTCACCCTGCGTGAAACGGCCAGTGTGGCACAGGGCAGCATCGAGAACCGAAACGGCCAGTGGACATTCTCTGCGGAGCTGACGCCAACCGGTGACCTGTCTATTGAACTGCTGTCTGCGGCAGGAAAGCTGCTGGCCCGTGCCGGACAGGAAGAGCATGACCAGGCTCTTGCCCTACACCCGGGGTTCATGTCCACCAGCGAGCACCGTGTGCTGACCCTCCCGCTGGACGGCGGGCTCTATCTGAGGGTGTCTCGCCCGAGTGACACGTTGGTGGAGCTGCTCGAAACGCTGGGCCGCATCCTCAGCGCTGGCAGCGTCCTGATGGTGGTGGTGGCCTGCGGCGCCGGTTATGTCCTAGCCGACCGGGCGTTGCGGCCAGTGGACGCCGTGGCCCGCACGGCAGAGGGGATTGCCCGGCGCGGCACCTATCAGGAACGGGTTCCAGCTGCTTCTGGGCATGACGAAATGGCGCGGCTGACCACCACCGTCAATGACATGCTCGACCAGCTTGAAGGAACCATTGAGCGGGAAAAAGGTTTCGCGCGCATCGCGGCGCATGAGTTACGCACTCCCTTGACGGTCCTCAAGGGTCGTCTTGACCTCACGTTGGAACGTCCCCGGGACGCAGCGGACTATCACCGGGCACTCAGCGCAATGCAGGGGCGGGTGGACGCCCTGGTCATTCTCTCGGAAAGCCTGCTCGCTTTGGCCCGGACTGACGCCCCACTGCAGCTTCAGCCGGTGGAACTGGCCAGCAGCGCCGCCGCGGTGGTCGAGACGCTTGACGAGGTGGCGCACCGAGCAGGCCAACGCGTACAACTTGATCTCACCGAGAGTTGGGTACAGGCTGAACCGGACGGCGTGAACCGCGCCCTCGTCAACCTGCTTGAAAATGCCCTCAAGTACGGGACAGGAGACGTCCTCGTGCGGGTCAGCGCCGGCGAGGTCGCTGTCCGCAGCGGTGGGCCTGGCCCAGATCAGACGCACTGGCCCCGGCTGCTGGAGCCTTTTGAGCGCGGCGCGGGCACTCAGGGGACGGCTGGAAGTGGGTTGGGCTTGCCCCTGGTGGCAGCCCTCGCCCGACGCTGGAGGGCGGAGCTTCTTCCCCAATGGGAGGACGGGGCCTTCGAGGTGCGCCTGCGTTTTCCCTAGTGATGTCCTGCCCCTCATCCTGCACTCTCAGCGGGAGCAGCCAGCACGGCAAGTCAGCCGGCGGGGCTCACCGAACATTCGCGCGCTAGAGGTGGTCAAGGCTGTCACGGTGTCAGACTGATCCCTGTGGCCGGCTGGCTGGAGCGTGTGCTTGGTATACGCCTCCTTTACCTCTCCTTCCTATGGTGAGGACATGGTTGACCTGACCCAACTTTTGCTGAGTGCTTCATACCTCGGTCTCTTTGCCATTGTCTTTGCCGAAAGCGGTCTTCTCATTGGCTTTTTCCTACCTGGCGACAGCCTACTTCTCACAGCGGGCATCCTTGCTCAGCAGGGCAGCCTGCACCTGGCAGGCGTGATGCTGGCGGTCACCCTTGGCGCGGTCATCGGAGACAGCACGGGATACTTCATCGGACGCCGCTTCGGCCCTGCGGTGTTCAGCCGTCCAGACCACCGACTGTTTCGGCCCGAATATGTCGGGCGGACCCAAGCCTTCTTTCAGCGCCACGGCGGCCTCTCACTGATTCTGGCCCGCTTCGTGCCTGTGGTGAGGACAGTCGCACCGACACTGGCTGGAGTCGGACAGATGCCCTACTCACAGTTTTTGATCTACAACGTGGTGGGTGGCCTGCTCTGGGCGACCAGTGTGCCTCTGCTGGGCTACTGGCTGGGCGGCCTCATCCCGCACCTGGACCGTTGCATCCTGCTGGTCATCGGGGTGGTAATCATCGTGAGTCTGATTCCAGTTGGGTTGGAACTGCGAAAACTCCGCGTCAAGCAGAGGTAGGCGGGGCCTATGCCCTCTGCGGCAAAGGGTGAAGCTCTATCCAGATGCCGGAAGCGTGGGTCATTGAGAGACGGCAAGGAGGACCTGTTGACGGTCTTTGTCTTCCTGCCGGTAGAGGGCCCTCGACAGAATTCTCCTCCATATCGTGACGCAGGGACCACACGCGACGTGTGGCACCACTGTGGTGGAGTGGCCCATCTGGCTTGAGCTGTCATTCCCAGGCAGGGACCACCGTGGCGCTGAGCGTCATTCACCACCTGCTCCCGAATGCCGGCGTCCGCTGGCCGCTATACCGCGTCTATACCGCTTCTTGCGATCGTACTGCTGTGAGAGGCCTTCTGACCAAGTGCACGCAGCGCGCAGCAGTGGCGGGTGGGCTGCGACTGGGGCTGGGCATCTTGCTCCCGCTCTTCTTGCTGATGCTCATCGCCAACGAAGTGGGCGAAAAGGAATACTTCGCAGTTGACCTCTTCGCCATGTCCTGGGTGCACCGACAGGCGGGGGATGGCCTCCTGTCGGTCAGCATCTGGATGAATCAGCTGGGAACGCCGTTGGCGACCTGCGTGGTCACCGTGCTGCCTCCCCTTGCCCTGTGGTTCATGAACCGCCGTCCACAGGCGCTTTTCGCGCTGGTGGCCGTGGGGGGCGCTGAGGGCGCGCAGGCCATCATGAAGCGCATCTTCCAGCGGCCGAGACCTGAGTTGTGGCCCCATCTGGTGACGGCGCCGGGCGCCTCCTTTCCCAGTGGACACAGCACCGTGGCGGCGGCCCTCGCCGCTGTATGCGTGCTCCTGTTGTGGCGTACCCGGTGGCGCTGGTCTGCTTTATGGCTTGGCGCAGCCTACTACGGCTTGATGGCCCTTTCCAGGGTCGTGTTGGGCGTCCACTACCCCACCGACGTGCTGGCCGCCGGGCTGACTGCACTGGTGTGGGTCATGGCCACCTATCTGGGGTTACGCAGATGGCTCAGGCCAGGGGCTGGGCGCGAGCCTAATGACGGTGACCAGTAAGCATGCAAGTTCATCCCCAGAGTTCGGGGGCATGATCACACCTGAACCCCAGACTCGAAACCACCCGCTGCGCAGGCGGTAATGTGACAGCGGGCTCCGTGTCACTTCGCTGTGTGACCAGTATCCGCAATAACTTGAGCCTCGTCCGACCGGTCACCAGCCAGTCCGACCGCAGACGCCGCATGATCCACTCTGCACCGTCATTTGAAGCGGATGGCTTCAAACAAGCGGTGAGCCTCAACGATGAGTATTAAAGAATTGGGCGATCTTGCTGCCCACGTCCGCATTCATATAGCCGCGTGACAGGTGAGGTCCCTGCACCTGCAGGACTTGAACATCGGCGCCGGCGGCACGTGCAAGAATCGCCAGACGAATGCCATTGGCCGCACTGGCCACGGCCGTATCCTGAGCGCTGACGACCGCCAGCAGAGGTGTGAGGCGCCCCCGAAATGAAGCGAACTGGTTGACGGGATCATACCCCACCTGGCTGGCACCACCGAAGGCGCGGCGGATGCTGGCGGCGCGGCGCGCCGACGTGCGTTCTGCGTCACGCAAGTTGACCCGGCCAGCCACAATGGCTGTGGCACGAACCCGGACGCCCAGCGTCTGCCGGTAGGCCGTCAGGGTGGCCGGTAACCCGCCCATCGAAATGCCCAGGCTATAGACCCGGCCGTCGCCCTTGAAATGCGGCTGCGCCGCCCTGTAGACCCGGCCGACGTACGCCAGCGCGTCAGGGCTGCCCCAGGTCTCTTTCCCGCCGTCGTTGCTGAGGAGAAGCACATACCCCTGCACGTCAATTGCGTCGACCAACGTGTCGAAAGGAGGGTGGGTGATTCCGTCCAGCGCTTGACCGCCCCGGCCATGAGAGACGATCACCACTGGGCAGCTGACTTTGCGGCAGCGTGGAGGCACAACCAACTGCGCCGCGCCCCGGACATCAGGCAGAGCACGCGTCGCGCGGCCATCTGGCTCCACGGTCCACCCCGGTGGTCCTGCCGCCCCCAGGCGGGCTCTTTCAGCTTGACTGTTCGTCTGCGGTGACGTGCAGGCCATGAGAGACGCGGCGAGCGCCAGCAGACTGAGGGAGCGGTCCAGTGTCCCAGCGCCTAAGCGCGGTTTCAGCCGCAGGACACTATGCTGGCGAGCAGGCATCAATCTCACGATACATGATGGCGAAGAAGAGTGGGAAAACCGGTGGTGCCAGAATTTCATTGTCAGTGGCGTGACGGCACCATGGACGGTTGATTGGGCCAGTTCTTCGCTGCCAGCACCACTGCGGTCACATCGACTCTGCACTCCAAATCCAGGCCAGGCGAGGGCCTCAGAGGGGACGCTGTTAAGAACAGGTCAAAAAGCGCGCCCGCTATGCTGCCCGCATGGCCCGGTTGACGCTGCTCGTGATTGTGCCCCATCCAGACGATGAGACCTTTGGCTCTGGGGGCACGCTCCTGTCGTTACTGGCACGGGGTGATGCCTGCGGCGTCTTAACCCTCACGCAAGGCGAGGCGGGCAAAACTTTGGGGCTGTGCGACACCAAAGCGGACCTCAGCGTGCTCAGACAGGAGGAGTTGCGTGCCTGTCTCGATGTCTTGGGTGTGTTGACGCACCCAGACAGTGTGCACGAACAGCACCACTACCCAGACGGCGCCGTGGCTGCACATCGGGCCGAAGTAACACAGGTGATTCAGGACGCTCTTAACCGGCACCGGCCAGAAATCATCTTGACCTTTCCTCCAGACGGTCTCAACGGCCACCCAGATCACGTGGCCACCCATCAAGTGGTCAAGAGCGTTTGGGATGAACTGCCGGTAGAGTCCCGGCCCACACTCTGGTATTACGCCCTGAACCGCGAGTGGCTGGATGACCCGTCCCCTCTGCACCTCCAGCCGAACCGCGTCCACGACGTTTCTGCCTTCATCACCCAGAAATTGCGCGCGATGGGCTGTCACCGCTCACAGGGACTGACCCTCGCCAACACGCTGCGGCGCTTTCCAGAGCGCGTGACACATGAGCCGTTCTATGAGGTCGTGGCCGGTCGGGATTGACTGCCTCGCCCCAAAGATCACTGATTGGGGGCTTCATTCCCCACCCAGTTGCACCGTTTTGTCCAGATTTGGTCCTTCAGCTCAGGTGGCCGGGGCTGTTCCCTTTGGTCGCACTTCCCAGAGCAGTTCCAGGCCTCAGATCCTGTACTCCTCACGCAACTCCACTGCTCTCAACAGGTTGGTCGACGTCCGGAGCAGTTGCCTGTGGGGGGTGTGCTCGCTGCCGGGTGGGGCGGCTGAGGCATGAGTCCATCCTTAGAAATCAAACC
It contains:
- a CDS encoding phosphatase PAP2 family protein, giving the protein MHTPLSQRHRIRTVTLLRLFLGILLPLIVVGLIAEDLLEGQSFAFETPFLLALHSQATPILDQLALLFTAAGGAAVIAPLSALILAVLWRTRHRLATFWGLSVAGAAGLNLVMKVLMHRSRPDLWPRLVQEHDASFPSGHSMYSAAFVTALILLAWRTPYRWPALILGSAFSGLVGVSRLYLGVHYPTDVVGGWLTGAAWVLGVYGVLRPFAPGHQKEAAG
- a CDS encoding PIG-L deacetylase family protein, with amino-acid sequence MARLTLLVIVPHPDDETFGSGGTLLSLLARGDACGVLTLTQGEAGKTLGLCDTKADLSVLRQEELRACLDVLGVLTHPDSVHEQHHYPDGAVAAHRAEVTQVIQDALNRHRPEIILTFPPDGLNGHPDHVATHQVVKSVWDELPVESRPTLWYYALNREWLDDPSPLHLQPNRVHDVSAFITQKLRAMGCHRSQGLTLANTLRRFPERVTHEPFYEVVAGRD
- a CDS encoding phosphatase PAP2 family protein; protein product: MLIANEVGEKEYFAVDLFAMSWVHRQAGDGLLSVSIWMNQLGTPLATCVVTVLPPLALWFMNRRPQALFALVAVGGAEGAQAIMKRIFQRPRPELWPHLVTAPGASFPSGHSTVAAALAAVCVLLLWRTRWRWSALWLGAAYYGLMALSRVVLGVHYPTDVLAAGLTALVWVMATYLGLRRWLRPGAGREPNDGDQ
- a CDS encoding sensor histidine kinase; this encodes MNWNWRDWSLRVKLTLGYAVVFAVTTLLGAALVYVLARSSLTSSLDVTLRETASVAQGSIENRNGQWTFSAELTPTGDLSIELLSAAGKLLARAGQEEHDQALALHPGFMSTSEHRVLTLPLDGGLYLRVSRPSDTLVELLETLGRILSAGSVLMVVVACGAGYVLADRALRPVDAVARTAEGIARRGTYQERVPAASGHDEMARLTTTVNDMLDQLEGTIEREKGFARIAAHELRTPLTVLKGRLDLTLERPRDAADYHRALSAMQGRVDALVILSESLLALARTDAPLQLQPVELASSAAAVVETLDEVAHRAGQRVQLDLTESWVQAEPDGVNRALVNLLENALKYGTGDVLVRVSAGEVAVRSGGPGPDQTHWPRLLEPFERGAGTQGTAGSGLGLPLVAALARRWRAELLPQWEDGAFEVRLRFP
- a CDS encoding DedA family protein, which gives rise to MVDLTQLLLSASYLGLFAIVFAESGLLIGFFLPGDSLLLTAGILAQQGSLHLAGVMLAVTLGAVIGDSTGYFIGRRFGPAVFSRPDHRLFRPEYVGRTQAFFQRHGGLSLILARFVPVVRTVAPTLAGVGQMPYSQFLIYNVVGGLLWATSVPLLGYWLGGLIPHLDRCILLVIGVVIIVSLIPVGLELRKLRVKQR
- a CDS encoding alpha/beta hydrolase family protein — its product is MIVSHGRGGQALDGITHPPFDTLVDAIDVQGYVLLLSNDGGKETWGSPDALAYVGRVYRAAQPHFKGDGRVYSLGISMGGLPATLTAYRQTLGVRVRATAIVAGRVNLRDAERTSARRAASIRRAFGGASQVGYDPVNQFASFRGRLTPLLAVVSAQDTAVASAANGIRLAILARAAGADVQVLQVQGPHLSRGYMNADVGSKIAQFFNTHR
- a CDS encoding response regulator transcription factor, which produces MRLLIVEDDPHIAELLSEGLTEEGYECDRAGGAAEGLELARLFPYGLLLLDVMLPEGIDAGYKLGRQLREHGLNTPILYLTARGTVEDRVEGLEAGGDDYLVKPFAFKELRARVRALLRRASGNAQNTVPLPGGWIMDLGGRELYTTGVRAELTRREFALLELLVLNPGRAFSRDDIIERLWGGEGGAVEPKVIDVYVSTIRRKTADGLIETVRGTGYRLGRGEPM